Proteins encoded by one window of Sediminicoccus rosea:
- a CDS encoding DUF4387 domain-containing protein encodes MARIRDIAQVCKSKNAGPFIVTIDVLFEDHELYRRVKATGVLNPALFARLYGVPEEDVLFTAYDAAAAFKASLPRLVPAGGFGDTDVYGAQQHAPLLDVEIPLNDAP; translated from the coding sequence ATGGCCCGCATCCGTGACATCGCGCAGGTCTGCAAGAGCAAGAATGCCGGCCCTTTCATCGTCACGATCGACGTCCTGTTCGAGGACCACGAGCTTTATCGCCGCGTGAAGGCGACGGGCGTTCTGAACCCGGCACTTTTCGCTCGACTCTACGGCGTGCCCGAAGAGGATGTGCTCTTCACGGCCTATGACGCTGCGGCCGCTTTCAAGGCTAGCTTGCCACGCCTTGTGCCAGCGGGGGGCTTTGGAGACACGGATGTCTACGGCGCCCAACAGCACGCGCCGCTTCTCGATGTGGAGATCCCTCTGAACGATGCACCGTAG
- a CDS encoding LacI family DNA-binding transcriptional regulator, with the protein MDHPTRRARATILTLSRSAGVSPSTVSRALKGDPRISKSMRARIAELASDAGYMPNALARTLSSGRSGLLGLVLGPRSNPFYAMLLEEVVAQSAERGLRFLILHAGPGPIEDRTTEALLQYQMDGCLITSADMSSRAAEICAANGVPVVMINRVPRLHASAVSCDNAEGGARMAEHLLQGGHRRAAIIHTGGASSNGIDRERGFSEVFQAGGGAITSRFDGRSVYEGGHAAGRDIAAMAPEMRPDCVFAVSDIIAMGTMDALREAGLAVPRDISVSGFDSIPEAARAAYDITSFEQPLVAMVRRGLDLLAARILEPGLPDEAVTLRGHLIVRGSTRRG; encoded by the coding sequence ATGGACCATCCGACCCGCCGCGCGCGCGCGACGATCCTGACCCTGTCCCGGAGTGCCGGCGTTTCTCCCTCCACCGTCTCGCGTGCGCTGAAGGGCGATCCGCGGATCTCGAAGTCCATGCGTGCGCGCATCGCAGAACTCGCAAGTGACGCCGGCTACATGCCCAATGCCCTCGCGCGCACGCTCTCCTCGGGGCGCAGCGGCCTGCTTGGCCTCGTGCTTGGCCCGCGCAGCAACCCCTTCTATGCGATGCTGCTGGAGGAAGTGGTGGCCCAGAGTGCCGAGCGCGGACTGCGTTTCCTGATCCTGCATGCCGGGCCGGGTCCAATCGAGGACCGCACGACCGAGGCCCTGCTCCAGTATCAGATGGATGGCTGTCTCATCACATCGGCCGACATGTCCTCCCGCGCCGCGGAGATCTGCGCGGCTAACGGCGTTCCCGTGGTGATGATCAACCGTGTACCGCGTCTGCATGCCAGCGCCGTCTCCTGCGACAATGCCGAAGGTGGGGCGCGCATGGCCGAACATCTGTTGCAGGGCGGACACCGCCGCGCTGCGATCATCCACACGGGCGGTGCCAGTTCGAACGGCATCGACCGTGAGCGTGGATTCAGCGAAGTCTTCCAGGCTGGTGGAGGCGCAATCACCTCACGCTTCGATGGCCGCTCGGTCTACGAGGGCGGCCACGCAGCTGGTCGCGACATCGCGGCGATGGCCCCGGAGATGCGGCCCGATTGTGTTTTCGCGGTCAGCGACATCATCGCCATGGGGACCATGGACGCCCTGCGCGAAGCGGGTCTCGCCGTTCCGCGCGACATATCCGTCAGCGGTTTCGACAGCATCCCCGAGGCGGCGCGAGCCGCCTATGACATCACGAGCTTCGAGCAGCCACTCGTCGCGATGGTGCGGCGTGGGCTCGACCTGCTGGCGGCCCGCATCCTCGAGCCGGGCTTGCCTGACGAAGCAGTTACCCTGCGTGGCCATCTGATTGTGCGCGGTTCAACGCGGCGCGGTTGA
- a CDS encoding Bug family tripartite tricarboxylate transporter substrate binding protein, which translates to MPATTLTRRTALGAAIVLPTIARAQDVWPSRSVRIIVPYAAGGGTDVTTRAIAEQLTARFGRSFVVENRPGANGIVGTEAVARSAPDGYTLGAQTSTHIMARQLGPLPYDPVTDFTLLSITARYPMVMMASMRAPFQNVAGLIAAARAQPGGVPQGTSDAQSSFAARQFALRAGIELNEVPYRGSGAYLADLTAGHLPVAWGSPATAAALVASGQVRVIGVTSPQRSPYLPEVPTLTEAGVPGTDFVGWFAILAPARLPTAIATQLNTAINEIIATPAMRARYATLGNEAAPMDLEQLQALMRSDDAKWEQATRDGLIRRAP; encoded by the coding sequence ATGCCAGCAACCACCCTCACACGCCGCACCGCACTCGGTGCAGCCATCGTCCTGCCGACTATCGCCCGGGCGCAAGATGTCTGGCCCTCGCGCAGCGTGCGGATCATTGTGCCCTACGCCGCGGGCGGTGGCACGGATGTGACAACGCGCGCCATCGCCGAGCAACTGACCGCCCGCTTTGGCCGCAGCTTCGTGGTTGAGAACCGCCCGGGCGCCAACGGAATCGTGGGCACGGAGGCCGTGGCCCGTAGCGCGCCCGACGGCTACACGCTCGGCGCTCAAACGAGCACGCACATCATGGCCCGTCAGTTGGGGCCCCTGCCCTACGATCCGGTCACGGACTTCACGCTGCTGTCCATCACCGCCAGGTACCCGATGGTGATGATGGCCAGCATGCGCGCGCCGTTCCAGAACGTCGCCGGTCTGATCGCCGCGGCCCGTGCCCAGCCGGGTGGCGTCCCCCAGGGAACATCGGACGCGCAATCCTCCTTCGCGGCACGGCAATTCGCCCTCCGCGCCGGGATCGAGCTGAACGAGGTGCCCTATCGCGGCAGCGGCGCCTATCTGGCAGACCTGACGGCAGGACATCTGCCTGTCGCATGGGGAAGCCCGGCCACGGCTGCGGCGCTTGTCGCCTCCGGCCAGGTGCGTGTAATCGGCGTCACTTCGCCGCAACGCTCGCCCTACCTGCCCGAGGTGCCCACGCTGACCGAGGCCGGCGTGCCGGGGACGGACTTCGTGGGCTGGTTCGCCATTCTCGCCCCGGCGCGCCTGCCGACAGCGATCGCCACCCAGCTCAATACCGCGATCAACGAGATCATCGCCACGCCTGCCATGCGCGCGCGCTATGCCACGCTCGGCAACGAGGCAGCACCGATGGACCTGGAGCAATTGCAGGCCCTGATGCGCTCCGATGACGCAAAATGGGAGCAGGCCACGCGCGACGGTCTGATTCGGCGCGCGCCATGA
- a CDS encoding LLM class flavin-dependent oxidoreductase, with the protein MTQTPRQMAMVGFMQAQNCSIAPGSWRHPANALDFLTPDYFQRIGRVLEDGKFHLAFFDDRLAMPDIYGHDHREAVENGIRVVKMDPISILTAIGCATKNLGLGATYSTTYYEPFHVARLFATLDLMTRGRSAWNIVTSLNDSEAANFGRSEHLEHDMRYDRADEFVECVMGHWDSWEEGAIIADKATGRFADGSRVNALNYKGKYFRSKGPLSVPRSPQGHPVLIQAGQSGRGRRFAGRWGELIFVVYLNIESGRKQYADLKAAVAEAGRDPEKVFVAPACYVCVGETRAIAEAKREAILELSKPVDGLVLLSEVTNFDFASKDLDSEFTDEELQKMSWTGFKDRVVMLSGKPNPTVRDFVHFSGRGTIKEFPNFVGTPKDVADQMEDWFTTRACDGFVLAATHTPGAFEDFTRFVVPELQRRGLYHKDYAGPTLRENLGLKRPNARDWRT; encoded by the coding sequence ATGACACAGACACCGCGCCAAATGGCCATGGTGGGCTTCATGCAGGCCCAGAACTGCTCGATCGCCCCAGGCTCCTGGCGGCATCCCGCCAATGCGCTCGATTTCCTGACGCCCGACTACTTCCAGCGGATCGGCCGCGTGCTCGAGGACGGAAAATTCCACCTTGCCTTCTTCGACGATCGCCTGGCCATGCCCGACATTTACGGCCATGACCATCGAGAGGCGGTCGAGAACGGAATCCGGGTGGTGAAGATGGATCCCATCTCCATCCTGACCGCCATCGGCTGCGCCACGAAGAATCTTGGCCTCGGCGCGACCTACTCGACGACGTATTATGAGCCTTTCCACGTGGCGCGCCTCTTCGCGACGCTGGATCTGATGACGCGTGGGCGTTCGGCATGGAACATCGTCACGTCGCTCAATGATTCGGAGGCCGCCAATTTCGGCCGCTCCGAGCATCTCGAGCATGACATGCGCTATGACCGCGCCGACGAATTCGTCGAATGCGTTATGGGCCATTGGGACAGCTGGGAGGAGGGAGCCATCATCGCGGACAAGGCGACGGGCCGCTTCGCAGATGGCTCCCGTGTTAACGCGCTGAACTACAAGGGCAAGTACTTCCGCTCGAAGGGCCCGCTCTCCGTACCACGCTCGCCGCAGGGGCATCCGGTGCTGATCCAGGCCGGACAATCGGGCCGCGGGCGCCGCTTCGCAGGGCGCTGGGGCGAGCTGATCTTCGTGGTCTATCTCAACATCGAATCTGGTCGGAAGCAGTATGCCGACCTCAAGGCCGCCGTGGCCGAAGCAGGGCGCGACCCGGAGAAGGTCTTCGTCGCACCCGCATGCTACGTCTGCGTGGGCGAGACGCGCGCGATCGCGGAGGCCAAGCGGGAAGCCATCCTGGAGCTTTCCAAGCCGGTGGATGGCCTGGTGCTGCTTTCCGAGGTCACGAATTTCGATTTTGCGAGCAAGGACCTGGACAGCGAGTTCACCGACGAGGAACTCCAGAAGATGTCCTGGACCGGCTTCAAGGACCGCGTGGTGATGCTGAGCGGCAAGCCGAACCCGACCGTGCGGGACTTCGTGCATTTCTCAGGCCGCGGCACCATCAAGGAGTTCCCGAACTTCGTGGGCACGCCGAAGGACGTGGCAGACCAGATGGAGGATTGGTTTACGACCCGCGCCTGCGACGGGTTCGTGCTGGCCGCGACCCACACGCCTGGTGCTTTCGAGGACTTCACGCGCTTCGTGGTGCCCGAACTCCAGCGTCGCGGGCTCTATCACAAGGACTATGCGGGCCCGACGCTGCGCGAAAACCTGGGCCTCAAGCGCCCGAATGCGCGAGACTGGCGCACCTGA
- a CDS encoding IclR family transcriptional regulator, which yields MDGPHTRVENPKNLVQSVAKAFAVLKAFGPDRPELTLAEVAAQTGHDRGTAFRLVHTLVDLGYLRPIPDARRFRLTLKCLELGYAALSADDLPTHARPLLRELVPNLADAGSLGVLEKGEVIYLARVEAGLERHGVVRRPGTRIGAYATALGQAILAWLPREEQVAQLESVPRVKLSDRTLTDVDALLARLDEVRARGYAVSDGENAYGLRTVAAPVLDARGAPAAGVSLTIGSDRLSLPEFIGLTAPRVCALAEELGTGLRLSFGTIGAGGASR from the coding sequence ATGGACGGACCACACACTCGCGTCGAGAACCCGAAGAACCTGGTTCAATCGGTTGCCAAGGCGTTTGCCGTCCTCAAGGCATTCGGGCCCGACCGGCCGGAACTTACCCTCGCCGAGGTGGCGGCACAGACCGGCCATGACCGTGGCACGGCCTTTCGCCTCGTCCACACGCTGGTCGATCTCGGCTACCTCCGCCCGATCCCGGATGCACGTCGATTCCGGCTCACGCTGAAATGCCTGGAACTAGGTTATGCCGCGCTCTCCGCGGATGATCTGCCGACGCATGCCCGGCCACTGCTCCGTGAGCTTGTTCCGAACCTGGCCGATGCCGGCTCGCTGGGGGTGCTGGAAAAGGGGGAGGTGATCTACCTCGCTCGTGTCGAGGCTGGGTTGGAGCGGCATGGTGTTGTACGTCGCCCCGGCACACGGATCGGCGCCTATGCGACTGCGCTTGGCCAGGCGATCCTGGCCTGGCTGCCGCGGGAGGAGCAGGTCGCGCAGCTAGAGAGCGTGCCGCGCGTGAAGCTTTCCGACCGCACGCTGACAGACGTGGACGCGCTGCTGGCGCGGCTCGATGAGGTGCGGGCGCGGGGTTATGCTGTTTCGGACGGTGAGAACGCCTACGGCCTGAGGACCGTCGCGGCCCCCGTGCTCGATGCCCGTGGCGCACCGGCGGCGGGGGTCAGTCTCACCATCGGCAGCGACCGCCTGTCTCTGCCCGAATTCATCGGCCTGACCGCGCCCCGGGTGTGCGCCTTGGCCGAGGAGCTTGGTACCGGGTTGCGCCTCTCCTTCGGTACCATCGGAGCAGGGGGGGCATCGCGATGA
- a CDS encoding SDR family NAD(P)-dependent oxidoreductase gives MFDFSCVAIRQPATLSSASQPAEGRRRMPPEASPGHAIVTGSSSGIGAAIASRLLREGWRVTGLSRNDPGVTDARYAHRAVDLLDASALPAAIADLQPTAFVHAAGMMRGGLVGALDAEAGRILWRLHVEAASLLVDLLVPRMPDGGRVVLIGSRTAAGAAGRSQYAASKAALVAMVRSWAIELAPRGITANVVAPAATDTAMLRDPARSAMVPKLPPIGRYIRPDEVAALTSFLLGADGGAITGQQILICGGSSL, from the coding sequence TTGTTCGATTTCTCGTGTGTTGCTATCCGTCAGCCAGCAACGCTGTCAAGCGCATCGCAACCGGCCGAAGGGAGACGCCGCATGCCGCCAGAGGCCAGCCCGGGCCATGCGATCGTCACCGGCAGCAGCTCCGGCATAGGCGCGGCCATCGCTTCCCGCCTGCTGCGGGAAGGGTGGCGCGTCACCGGACTCAGCCGCAACGACCCCGGCGTCACCGACGCCCGCTACGCGCATCGCGCCGTGGATCTCCTTGACGCTTCGGCGCTGCCTGCCGCCATCGCAGACCTCCAACCCACCGCCTTCGTGCATGCAGCCGGGATGATGCGCGGGGGGCTCGTCGGCGCGCTGGATGCGGAAGCGGGGCGCATCCTCTGGCGCCTACATGTCGAGGCAGCATCCCTCTTGGTGGATCTGCTGGTGCCGCGCATGCCCGATGGCGGGCGCGTTGTACTCATCGGCAGCCGCACCGCTGCCGGGGCCGCCGGCCGCAGTCAATATGCCGCAAGCAAGGCCGCACTGGTGGCAATGGTTCGGTCCTGGGCGATCGAACTCGCGCCGCGTGGGATCACCGCCAATGTCGTGGCGCCGGCGGCAACCGACACGGCCATGCTGCGCGACCCGGCACGCAGTGCGATGGTGCCTAAGCTGCCGCCAATCGGGCGCTACATCCGCCCCGATGAGGTCGCGGCACTGACCAGCTTCTTGCTTGGCGCGGATGGGGGCGCCATCACGGGCCAGCAAATACTCATCTGTGGCGGTAGTTCGCTGTGA
- a CDS encoding acyclic terpene utilization AtuA family protein: MLSTSGILGYGYAEESLKIGMARAPHAIGADGGSTDPGPHYLGAGTSFTSRLSVKRDLKLMLLAAMAAKIPCIIGTAGGAGGEPHLQDTAALVREIAREEQLSFRMALIHAEPERAMLREAVTSGRVKALAKLPPLDAATIDRAERIVAMMGPEPIARALDGGAQVILCGRSSDPAQWAAVALRAGIPPAVAWYAGKMLECGAEPAVPKEPDCLLVTLRDDHLVCEPPNPIRRCTPLSVANFALHENASPIHHTEPGGMLDTSDVTFEPVSDRAVKVSGMRWVPSAQYTVKLEGVERDGYRAITICGTRDPVLIRQIDDYLAVHRVKVSAKAEAFGVPPSAWRMSLRVYGKDGVMAGWEPTPAVTGHELGFVIEVVAGTQEIASAVLAMARTSLLHADFPGRLCKEGNMAFPFSPSDIELGPLYRFSVFHTLALNDPCAIFPIEYESV, encoded by the coding sequence ATGCTCTCGACCAGCGGTATCCTCGGCTATGGCTATGCCGAGGAATCGCTGAAAATCGGGATGGCGCGGGCGCCGCATGCAATCGGCGCCGATGGCGGCAGCACCGATCCGGGGCCGCACTACCTGGGCGCCGGCACCTCCTTCACCTCGCGCCTCTCGGTGAAGCGCGACCTCAAGCTGATGCTGCTGGCTGCCATGGCGGCGAAGATCCCGTGCATCATCGGGACCGCCGGTGGCGCCGGCGGCGAGCCACATCTGCAGGACACAGCGGCACTGGTCCGCGAGATCGCGCGCGAGGAACAACTCTCCTTTCGGATGGCGCTGATCCATGCCGAGCCGGAGCGTGCCATGCTGCGCGAGGCCGTCACTTCGGGGCGCGTCAAGGCGCTCGCCAAGCTGCCTCCCCTCGACGCAGCCACCATTGATCGCGCTGAACGCATCGTCGCCATGATGGGTCCAGAGCCCATCGCGCGTGCGCTGGATGGTGGTGCGCAAGTGATTCTCTGCGGCCGCAGCAGTGACCCAGCCCAATGGGCTGCCGTCGCGTTGCGCGCGGGCATCCCGCCCGCCGTCGCCTGGTATGCCGGCAAGATGCTGGAGTGCGGCGCCGAGCCGGCTGTCCCAAAGGAGCCAGACTGCCTGCTGGTGACCCTCCGTGACGATCACCTCGTCTGCGAGCCTCCCAACCCGATCCGCCGCTGCACGCCCCTCTCCGTCGCCAACTTTGCCCTGCATGAAAACGCGAGCCCAATTCACCACACGGAGCCGGGCGGCATGCTCGATACCTCGGATGTCACCTTCGAGCCGGTGAGTGACCGCGCAGTGAAGGTCAGCGGCATGCGCTGGGTTCCTTCAGCGCAGTACACGGTCAAGCTGGAGGGGGTTGAGCGCGACGGTTATCGCGCCATCACCATCTGCGGCACGCGTGACCCCGTGCTGATCCGTCAGATCGATGACTACCTGGCCGTCCATCGCGTCAAGGTCTCGGCCAAGGCCGAAGCTTTCGGCGTTCCGCCCTCGGCTTGGCGGATGTCACTTCGCGTCTACGGAAAGGATGGGGTCATGGCCGGCTGGGAGCCAACGCCCGCCGTCACCGGCCACGAGTTGGGTTTCGTGATCGAGGTGGTCGCCGGCACGCAGGAAATCGCCAGTGCCGTCCTGGCCATGGCACGGACATCGCTGCTGCATGCTGATTTCCCGGGCAGGCTCTGCAAGGAGGGGAACATGGCCTTTCCCTTCTCGCCATCCGACATCGAATTGGGCCCCCTTTACCGCTTCAGCGTCTTCCACACGTTGGCGCTGAACGACCCCTGCGCCATCTTCCCCATCGAGTATGAGAGCGTTTGA